The genomic DNA AATTCCCTTCTAAATTCATAAGAAGTTTTTTCTATACTAAGAATGTAAATGAACAAAAGGAGAAACAATCATGAAGAAATTTATACTTTGCATAATAGGAATAGGCCTCCTTATATACTTACTACCTTTCATGTTACGCGGGGATTTGGATAGATTTAATCCACTTGCTGAAGAGAAAAATGTATATGCCGTTGCGGAAGGATATGGTGTTCCCGATTATCATACGAACGGTAGAGCTATGTACTCGTTAAAAGGCATTGATGAATCTGGAAATGAAGAAGAGTATACAGTAGGAACGAATACTCCTAATGATTTTATAAGAAAAACTTACTTGAGAATTCATGTGAAAGGTAGGTATGTTTACTCGTACGAGGCTATTTCTGAAAAGGATATTCCGGAGAAAATAAGGAAGCAATTAGAGGTAGAAATTAAATAAAAGAGCCTACTCTTATTGAGCTGGCTCTTGATTACCTCTCCAACCTACCATTAAGATATCTTGAGGAAGGAGAATTCTTTCGATCAATTTATTACATTCATTATCACTGTTTTAATAGCCATTCTTCCATTACTTTCACTGTTTCATCTCGTTGTGCTTTTGCCGTAATTAAACTCGCATTATCACCCTTTTGCTCACCGTAC from Bacillus basilensis includes the following:
- a CDS encoding YxeA family protein, which produces MKKFILCIIGIGLLIYLLPFMLRGDLDRFNPLAEEKNVYAVAEGYGVPDYHTNGRAMYSLKGIDESGNEEEYTVGTNTPNDFIRKTYLRIHVKGRYVYSYEAISEKDIPEKIRKQLEVEIK